GGTGCGGGTGGCTCCCGGGGCGTCGCAGTGTTGAGCTGACTACTTGAGGTCGAACCGGTCGCTGTTCATGACTTTCACCCACGCCGCGACGAAGTCCTCCACGAACTTGCCGTGGCTGTCGTCCTGGGCGTAGACCTCGGCCAGCCCGCGCAGCACCGAATTCGACCCGAACACAAGGTCGTTCGCAGTCGCGGTCCACCTCAGCTCGCCGCTGGCCCGGTCACGGCCCTCGTAGACGTTCTCCGCGGTTCCCGACGGCTTCCACTCCGTGCCCATGTCGAGCAGGTTGGCGAAGAAGTCGTTGGTCAGCGCGCCGGGGCGGTCGGTGAACACCCCGTGCTTGGTGCCGCCATGGTTGGCGCCGAGCGCACGCAGGCCGCCGATCAGCACCGTCATCTCCGGAGCCGTCACCCCGAGCAGGTACGCCCGCTCCATCAGCAGGTGCTCCAGCGGGGCCTTCTCGCCGGGTCGGACGTAGTTGCGGAACCCGTCGGCCCGCGGTTCGAGCACCGCGAACGACTCCACGTCGGTGTTCTCCTGGGAGGCGTCGGTACGCCCGGGCGCGAAGTGCACAGAGATCTCGTACCCGGCGTCCTTGGCCGCCTTCTCGACCGCCGCCGATCCGGCCAGCACGATCAGGTCGGCCAGCGAGATCTTCTTGCCGCCCGACGCGGAGCCGTTGAAGTCCTGCCGGATCTTCTCCAGGACCGGCAGCACCCTGTCCAGCTCGGAGGGCTCGTTGCACTCCCAGTTCCGCTGCGGCTCGAGCCGCAGCCGGGCGCCATTGGCGCCGCCGCGCTTGTCGGTGTCGCGGTAGCTGCCGGCCGCCGACCACGCCGTCTTGACCAGCTGCGGAACCGACAGGCCGGACTCCAGCACCTTGCTCTTGAGCGACGCGACGTCCTGCTCGTCGACCAGCTCGTGGTCGACCGCGGGGACCGGGTCCTGCCACAGCTGCGGCTCGGGGATCCACGGGCCGAGGTAGCGGCTGATCGGGCCCATGTCGCGGTGCAGCAGTTTGTACCAGGCCTTGGCGAACGCCTCGGACAGTTCCTCGGGGTGCTCGAGCCACCGCTGGGTGATCCGGCGGTAGATCGGGTCCTCGCGCAGTGCCACGTCGGTGACCAGCATCGTCGGCGCGCGGCCCGGACCGCCGAACGGGTCGGGGATGGTCCCGGCGCCGGCTCCGTCCTTGGCCGTGAACTGCCAGGCCCCGGCGGGGCTCTTCGTCAACTCCCACTCGTAGCCGTAGAGGTTCTGCAGGAACCCGTTGCCCCACTTGGTCGGGGTCGAGGTCCAGACCACCTCCAGACCGCTGGTGATCGTGTCCTTGCCCTTGCCGGTGCCGTAGGAGCTCTTCCAGCCGAGGCCCTGTTGTTCGATCGGGGCGGCCTCCGGCTCGGGACCCACCAGGTCGGCGTTGCCGGCACCGTGGGTCTTGCCGAAGCTGTGCCCGCCGACGATGAGGGCGGCGGTCTCCTCGTCGTTCATCGCCATCCGGCCGAACGTCTCGCGGATGTCCTTCGCAGCGGCCACCGGGTCCGGCTTGCCTTCGGGCCCTTCGGGATTGACGTAGATCAGCCCCATGGTGGTGGCGCCGTAGGGCTGCGCGAGGTCACGCTCGCCCGAGTAGCGCTTGTTGGTGCCCAGCCAGGTGTCCTCCTCGCCCCACAGGATCTCTTCGGGCTCCCACACGTCCTCGCGGCCGAACGCGAAGCCGAAGGTCTTGAAGCCCATCGACTCCAGGGCACAGTTGCCGGCGAAGATGATCAGGTCCGCCCAGGAGATCTTGTTGCCGTACTTCTTCTTGACCGGCCACAGCAGCCGGCGGGCCTTGTCGAGGCTGACGTTGTCGGGCCAGCTGTTGAGCGGGGCGAAGCGTTGCATGCCCTGGCCGCCGCCGCCGCGACCGTCGAAGATGCGGTAGGTGCCCGCGGCGTGCCAACTCATCCGGATGAACAGCCCCCCGTAGTGGCCGTAGTCGGCGGGCCACCAGTCCTGCGAGGTGGTCATCACCGAGAAGATGTCGGCTTTGAGGGCCTCCACGTCGAGCTTGGCGAACTCCGCCGCGTAGTCGAAGTCGTCGCCGAGCGGGCTGGACTTGGGGTTGTGCGGCTGCAGCGTCGACGGGTCGACCTGGTCGGGCCACCAGTCCCGGTTCGTCAGCGGTCCGCGCGCCTTCGGCTCGGGCGAGGGGATGACGGGGTTCTCGCTCTCGCTGTTACTGGCTGTCTTGGAATCTTCGTGGGGTGGACGGCTTTCGGAGATTTCGGAGGACACGGCATTCCTTTCTTCGGTGAAACGGGCTGCGAACTAGGAACCGGCTGTTGCACATTCGGGGCAGACGCCCCAGTAGATGACCTCGGCCTCGTGGAGGACGAAGCCGTCGAGAACGTTGTCGACGTCCGCCGGGGTCAGGCATGGGGCCTCACCGACCGCGCAGTCGACGTCGGTGATGATGCCGCAGCACCGGCACACGACGTGGTGGTGGTTGTCGCCGACCCGCGACTCGTAGCGGGCGACGGACCCCGACGGTTGGATGCGCCGAACCAAACCCGCGGCGGTCAGCGCGTTGAGCACGTCGTAGACAGCCTGTCGAGACACCTCGGGCAGGGCGCCGCGCACCACCGAGAAGATCGTCTCGGTGTCGGCGTGGGGATGGGCGTCCACGGCCTGCAACACCGCGATCCGGGGACGGGTCACCCGCAGATCGGCCATTCGCAGCAGCTCCGCGTGATCGCCCGTCGCTGACACCGCATCAATATGACGCACTTATCTGGAATGAGTCAAGACTTTATTGTGAAGCCGCGCACATCTCACAGTCGATGAGACACAGGCCATACCATCACGCCGGCTTCAAAGCGCTGCCCTGACGCCACTGGTCCCAGCTGAGCGTCCAGTCGCCGTTCTGCGCCAGCTTCAGCGGGGGGCCGCCGCTGTTGCGGACCTCCACCACGTCGCCCGGAACCGAAAAGTTGTAGAACCATTTCGCGTTGTCGGCGTTGAGGTTCAGGCATCCGTGTGAGGTGTCCTGGTGCCCTTGGGCCCACACCGTGGCGTCGAGCTCGTGAAGGTAGATGCCGTCGGTGCTGATCTTGGTGGCCCAGTTGATGGTCTCGCGGTATCCGAGGCGGGAGTTCTTGGGCAACCCGAACGTCGAGGAGTCCATGATGACCGGATTGCCCTTGTCCAGCACGGTGTAGACGCCCGGCGGGGTCCACAGCGAAATGGTCTGCTCGCCGACCTTTTCGGTGCCGCCCATTCCCATCGAAGTGGGCATGGTGCGGACCAGGGCGCCATTGTCGAAGACGCTGACCTGGTGGGTGGCATCGTCGGCGATGGAGACGTGCGCGTCCCCGATCTTGAAGGAAACCCGGGTGTCATCCTGCCCGAACAGTCCGTCGCCCAGGCCGATTCCGTAGATCTTGGCTTCCGCCGTGACCGTCGTGCCCGGCGAGTAGTAGTGCTCGGGTCGCCAGTGGGCGCTCTGGCCGTCGACCCAGAACCACGAGCCCTCGACCTTGGGGCTGGCGGTCACGCTCAGCTGCCGCTCGGCCGCCGCCCGGTCGGCGATCTGCTCGTCGAAGTGGGCGACGACCACGGTGCCCACCCCGTAGGTGCCGCCGTCCTTCAGCGCCGCCTCCGACGTCGTGGTGAAGGAGACCTTGGTCTGGTTGGAGGGCTGCAACGTCGAAAAGGACGACACTTGGGTCGACGCAACGCCATTCGGGCCGCGGCTGCTCACGGTCAACGTGTAGGTGCGTCCGTACCCGAGCGGGACGGTCGGCTTCCAGACGGTGTTGTCCGGAGTCATCACGCCTTCGACCGATTTGCCGCTCTCGTTGACCATATGGACGTCGGTCAGCGTGCCGGCGTCGGCTTTGACCGTGACGTGGGCGAGCGGGTCGACGTCGCGCGCGTTGGCGCCGGGCGTGATCGAGACCTGGGCCGGTCCAGAAGTTTTCGAGGCGGCGGTGTGGTTTCCGCAGCTTCCGCCGGCGCATTGCGGGGTCACCACCGCGTACACCACGCCGGCGACCGCGATGAGCACCAGCGCGGCCAGCAACACTCGGCGGGGCCGCTTGACGTTAAGGATCCGCCGGACGAGCTGATCGCTGTTTTCTGACGTCATTGGGTGCCGGATCCTTGATTCGTGTGGGCTGAAAGTTATAGATGAGGTAGCCCGGGGGACACGATCCGAAACAGACGGGTGCCTCACAGCCTTGGCTTCGGGGGATCATGGCGTCATGGCCGACGACGAACTCGACGCTCTCTACCGGGAGCGACCCGAGGCGTTCACCGCGGAACGCGCCAAGTTGGCGGCCGCGGCAAGGAAGCGCGGCGACACCGCCGCCGCGAAGCGAATCTCCGCGTCTCGCAAGCCCACAACGTCCGCGTGGATCGTGAATCGGCTGGCCCTCGAGCACCAGGACACCGCGCGGCGGCTGGGCGACCTGGGGGACCGGCTCCGCGACGCGCACGCGGCGATGGACGGCGACCGGATCCGCGAGCTGTCGGCCGAGCAGCACAAACTCATCGGTCAGCTCGCGCGCACCGCGTTCGAGACGGCCCGGATTCGGACGCCGTCGCCGACCGCGCGCGACGACGTGACCAGCACGCTGCAGGCCGCGATCGCCGACCCCGACGTCCGCGCGCGCCTCGGGCGCCTGACGGGTCCCGAGCAGTGGTCGGGTTTCGGCGCGTCCGCCGACCTTCCCCCGGAGCCCGGGCCCCCGCCGAAGAGGGGCCGGAAAGCCAAACGATCGGGTCCGCCCGCGCAACGGCCCGACGACGGGGCGGCGCGCCGGCGGGAGGAGTTGACCGCGGTCGTCATGGGCGCCGAACGCAACCTGGCGGAGGCCGACGAGGCGTTGTCCGCGCGGCAAGCCGACCGCGCCGCCGCTCAACACCGCCGCGACGAAGCGCTCGCGGGTCTGCGCGCCGCCGAGCGCGAACTCGATGCCGCCGACGGGGAATACCAGAAGGCCAAGCGGGCCAGCCGCACCGCCGCGCAAGTCGTCAGGGGGGCGAAAGCGCAGCTCGAACGCGGGTGACCCGCTTGGCGGTTACCCCCGGGGCTGCCGGGGTATCAGTGCAGTCGTGACCTCGCTATGGCTGTCCGACCGCGTCGAACCCCCCTGGTCCGCAAGCCGGCTTGAGGACGGACCTCGTTCCGCCGACATCATCGTCGTCGGGGCCGGGATCACCGGCCTGATGACCGCGGTGCTGCTCGCCCGCGCCGGTAAGGAGGTGCTGGTGCTGGAGGCGCGCACAGTCGGCGCCGGCACCACCGGCAACACCACCGCCAAGATCAGCCTGCTGCAGGGCACCCACATGACCAAGATCCTGGCCAAGCACGGCAAGGACCTGGCCCGCGCCTACGTCGAGGGCAACCGCGAGGGCCAGGACTGGGTGATCAACCACTGCGAGACGCACGGGGTCGCGGTCCAGCGGGAGGACGCCTATACCTACGCCCAGTCCGCGAAGGGCGTCCCGTCGGCGAAGGCCGAGCTGAAGGCGTGCCAGGCGGTCGGCCTGCCGGTCGAGTGGAGCGACGACGCGGGCGTGCCCTTCCCGTACCACGGCGGCGTGCGGCTGCCGGAGCAGGCGCAATTCGACCCGATGCCGTTCCTGGACACACTCGCCGAGGAATTCACCGACCGCGGGGGACGGCTCGTCGAACACGCCCGGGTCCGCCGGGTGTCGTGGCGCGGCGACAAGCTGCGCGTCTACGTCAACGACGCGGCCCAACGCGAGGTCGAACTCGAGACCGGCAGACTGGTGCTCGCGACCGGCATCCCGATCCTGGACCGCGGCGGGTTCTTCGCGCGGCTGCAGCCGAGCCGCTCGTACTGCCTGGCCTACCGGGTGCCGGGCGAGATCACGCGGCCGATGATGATCTCCACCGACTCGCCCACGCGCTCGGTCCGTTATGCGCCCGCCGCGGACGGCGAACGGCTGATCGTGGGCGGAGCCAGCCACACCGTCGGCCGCAGCCGCAGCCCCTCCAAGGACCTCGAAGAACTGTCGTCCTGGACCCGGCAGCACTACCCCGGCGCCGAGCAGACCCATTTCTGGTCCGCACAGGACTACACGCCCATCGACGACCTGCCGTACGTCGGCCCCATCCTGCCGAACAACGAAAGTATCTTCGTCGCAACGGGTTTCAACAAGTGGGGGATGACGAACGGGGCCGCCGCGGCGCTGGCGCTGTCGAGCCGCATCCTGGGCGGGCGGATGGACTGGTCGCGCGCGTTCGCCAGCTGGAGCGCGCACGAGCTCTCCGGGGTATTCACCGCCATGCAGTTCAACGCGGAGGTGGGTTTCGACCTGGCCAAGGGCTGGGTGACCCCCGCGACGCGTATCGGCCGGCGCGGCCCGGGCCCGGACGAGGGCGGCGTGGTCAGCGGACCGCCGTGGCACCTGCAAGCCCGCTGCCGCGTGGACGGCACTGAGCACCGCGTCTCGCCGGTCTGCACGCACCTGGGCGGGATCGTCAACTGGAACGACGCCGATAAGGCGTGGGAATGCCCATTGCACGGGTCGCGGTTCGCGCCCGACGGCACGCTCCTGGAGGGGCCGGCCACCCGCGATCTGACCAAGTCGAGCTGAATTCAGACCTGACGCCAGGACGGCTGCGTCGGGTCTGCCAGGCGCATGTCGACCGGGCCGACCCCGAACACGGCGATGACCGCCGGGTCGGGCTGGCTGGCCGGCACCCCGTCGTAGTGTGGGGTTCGCGCGGCCCGTTTCACGTAGCCCCCGGCGCCGACGGGCACGGCGTCCTCGGGCCGGAAGTCGTTGCCGCTGTTGACGAACCACGTGCCCGACACCACCACCTGGATGCGGTCGGTCGCATACGTGTGCGGTGCGCTGAACCACCCGGGATTCCATCTCATCATCACCAGGTACGGCCCGGGCTTGTCGAAGTCGCCGTACAGCTTCGCCATTTCGCCGCTGTGGGCCGGCAGATTGCCCCAGGATTCGAACGCAATCCGGTCGAAGGGTAGGACGAATGTCTCGGCGGGATCCGGCCCGTTTTCGGGCGGCGGCGACAACGCGACGTCGGCTTTCGCCGCCGTGTCGGCCCCCGTGGCGGCCTCGGTAGCGGCCAGCGCCGCCAGCATCAGCGGCGCCGCCATGAGCAGTGCTCTCCGGTTCGATTCCATGGTTCCCCCGCCTCTCTTCAATCATATTCTGCCACAATATGATTCGTCTGGCATCAGCCCTTGCGGTAGACGAGCCAGCGCAACTCGACCGGGGACTGCTCCCGCTCGACGTCGAACACGTCGAGGCCGCCGGCCCACCCGTCGAACCAGCCTGTGGGCGGCCATGCCCCCTCGGGCAGGTGCGCCTTTTCGTAGTCGTACGCCGAATCGTCGCCGACCAGCTCGAGCGGCAGCCCCGCCGCGGATGCCGCTACCTCGTCGCGGGTGAAGAGCATCGTGTTGCACTGCTGGCCGAACTCGCGGGCGGCGGCGTCGGGGGTGTAACCGGGACGCGCTACGAAGGTGTTGAACACCAGCACTCCGCCGGGAGCCAGGCAGTCCGCGGCGAGTTCGAACACGCCCCGCAGCTCGTTTGTCGTGCGGAAGTCGGACACCACCTCGGAGAGCAACATCAGCTGGTACTGACCGTGGACTCCCTCCAGGGCCGTGAAGACATCGCTCTGAATGACGCGCACGCAGAGCGATTCGACCTCGGCCGCCGACCGGATCTCCTCGGCGAACTTCGGCGTCATCTCGACCGCGTCCACCGGGTGGCCGCGCCGGGCCAGGGCCAGGGCGTTGCGTCCGGTCCCCGCCCCAATGTCCAGCACCCGGTACGCCGCCGGGTCCCGCACGTCGGCGGCCAGGGCCATCACCCGCGCGTCCGGTTCGGTGCCGAACAGCGGCGGTGCGCGGAAGCCCACCCACTGCTCGTAGTCGGCCTCGATGCTGCGCCATTGGGCCTTGACGCGGTAGTTCAGCCCGGTGCCGAAGGGGACGCTGAACGAGATGACGATGTCGGAGCGAGGGGAGGCCTTGAACGCCTTCGCCAGCTCCGCCTCCAGCACCACCCTGAGTTGGACGGACTGTTCGTCCGTGTAGGCGACGCCCAGGCTGGCGCAGAGGTTGGCGCACAGCTGCACGTACTCGTCGATCAGGCCCGGGACCGCGGGAACGGTGATCTGGCCCTCGGCCGTTGAGCGGCGGTACAACCGCCGGACCATCGCCTCGCGCAGCACCGACGGGTCGAAGGATCTGGGTGGGCCGTCTTCCACCAGACCCTTCTACAGGACCGTCCGGCCCGACACCAACGCTGGCGGCGCGCGGTCGGCTCGCCCCGGCTAGAACGGTCGCGGCTCAGCGCCCGAGCAGTTGATTTTTCAGCCGGTCGTATTCGTCGTCGGTCAGCTGCCCCCCGTCGCGCAGCTTGGTGATCTCGCGGATCCTGGCCGCGACTCCGGTGACCACGACCCGCGGTTCGGCGCGGGTGGGTTCGGCATCGCGGTCGGGCGCCGCGTCGCCGAACCGGGCGACGACCCGTTGCCCGGTGACCGTGCCGCCGTCCGCACCGCCGCCCGGCGGCCCGGCCATGGCGCGCCCGGTCATGCCCGCCAGTCCCATGTCGCTGAGCGTGGCGCTGGAGTCGATTTCCAACGGGGCGGCCGCCGCGGAGTCGGCGCCGGTGAGCGGTGACGTCAGCGCCAGCGGGTGCACGTCTGGAGCCTCGACGGTCCAGCCCTGCGGCACGGACAACGCCCCCACCGCCTTGGCCTCAGCCAGCCCGGCCGACACCGTGCCCGGGTTCAGATTCCACCCCGCGTTCAAATTCCACCCCGCGTTCAAATTCCACCCCGCGTTCAAATTCCACAAGGTCGCCGGAAAATCGGTGACGGGCGCGGGTCGGATCCCCGGCCAAGCCTCGACCCCGTCCCAGCCGCTGACGATGACGTCGGTGTGGTAGCCCAGCAGGCCGCTGGCGACGGCGTAGGGGAAGTCAATCGCCCCGTCAAGGATCGAGATGGGGAAGAGCACACCCAGGGTGGATGCGCCGCTCGGCGCGCTGATCAACAAGGTGATCAGGTCGGTCAGCGGGGTCAGGGGGTCGGACGAGGCCCCCGGCGCAGCGGTCGCGAGGCCTTGAAGCGCCCCAGGCACCGAGGACAGCAGCTGCGGGACCGCGGACACCACCCTCTGCGCATCGCCGGCGGGTGCGCCGACCGCTCGACTCACCGCGGCTGCCTGACCGGCCGGGCCGCCCGGGGTGGTGTTCTGTGGCGGTGGGCTCAACGCCGTCAGCGCCGTCGAGGACGCCGACGAGGCCGCGTAGCTGTACATCGCCGCGGCGTCCTGGGCCCACATCTCGGCGTATTCCGCCTCGGCGGCCGCGATCGCCGGCGTGTTCTGTCCGAAGAAGTTGGTCGCCACCAACACCGCAAGCAGGCTGCGGTTGGCCGCGACGACCGGTGGTGGCACCGTGGTGGCGAACGCCGTCTCGAAGGCGGCGACCGCGGAGGTCGCTCGGTCGGCGGTTTCCTCCGCGATCGCCGCGGTGCCGCTGAGCCATTCCACGTAGGGTGCGGCAGCCGCCGTCATCGACGCCGACGCGGGGCCCGCCCACGGTCCATTGGTCAGCTCGACCAATACCGCTTGGTACGCGCCGGCCGTCGCGTACAGCTCGTCGGCCAGTTGCGCCCAGGCCTGCGCTGCGCCCAGCAGCGTCGCCGAGCCGGGACCGGCATACATCCGGCCGGAGTTGATCTCCGGTGGAAGCATCCCGAAATCCATTGCAGCGCATTCCTTTTCGAAAAGTCGCAGTATCCCGAAGGGCGGTTCAC
This genomic window from Mycobacterium saskatchewanense contains:
- a CDS encoding cupin domain-containing protein; this translates as MESNRRALLMAAPLMLAALAATEAATGADTAAKADVALSPPPENGPDPAETFVLPFDRIAFESWGNLPAHSGEMAKLYGDFDKPGPYLVMMRWNPGWFSAPHTYATDRIQVVVSGTWFVNSGNDFRPEDAVPVGAGGYVKRAARTPHYDGVPASQPDPAVIAVFGVGPVDMRLADPTQPSWRQV
- a CDS encoding PPE family protein, SVP subgroup, coding for MDFGMLPPEINSGRMYAGPGSATLLGAAQAWAQLADELYATAGAYQAVLVELTNGPWAGPASASMTAAAAPYVEWLSGTAAIAEETADRATSAVAAFETAFATTVPPPVVAANRSLLAVLVATNFFGQNTPAIAAAEAEYAEMWAQDAAAMYSYAASSASSTALTALSPPPQNTTPGGPAGQAAAVSRAVGAPAGDAQRVVSAVPQLLSSVPGALQGLATAAPGASSDPLTPLTDLITLLISAPSGASTLGVLFPISILDGAIDFPYAVASGLLGYHTDVIVSGWDGVEAWPGIRPAPVTDFPATLWNLNAGWNLNAGWNLNAGWNLNPGTVSAGLAEAKAVGALSVPQGWTVEAPDVHPLALTSPLTGADSAAAAPLEIDSSATLSDMGLAGMTGRAMAGPPGGGADGGTVTGQRVVARFGDAAPDRDAEPTRAEPRVVVTGVAARIREITKLRDGGQLTDDEYDRLKNQLLGR
- the katG gene encoding catalase/peroxidase HPI, giving the protein MSSEISESRPPHEDSKTASNSESENPVIPSPEPKARGPLTNRDWWPDQVDPSTLQPHNPKSSPLGDDFDYAAEFAKLDVEALKADIFSVMTTSQDWWPADYGHYGGLFIRMSWHAAGTYRIFDGRGGGGQGMQRFAPLNSWPDNVSLDKARRLLWPVKKKYGNKISWADLIIFAGNCALESMGFKTFGFAFGREDVWEPEEILWGEEDTWLGTNKRYSGERDLAQPYGATTMGLIYVNPEGPEGKPDPVAAAKDIRETFGRMAMNDEETAALIVGGHSFGKTHGAGNADLVGPEPEAAPIEQQGLGWKSSYGTGKGKDTITSGLEVVWTSTPTKWGNGFLQNLYGYEWELTKSPAGAWQFTAKDGAGAGTIPDPFGGPGRAPTMLVTDVALREDPIYRRITQRWLEHPEELSEAFAKAWYKLLHRDMGPISRYLGPWIPEPQLWQDPVPAVDHELVDEQDVASLKSKVLESGLSVPQLVKTAWSAAGSYRDTDKRGGANGARLRLEPQRNWECNEPSELDRVLPVLEKIRQDFNGSASGGKKISLADLIVLAGSAAVEKAAKDAGYEISVHFAPGRTDASQENTDVESFAVLEPRADGFRNYVRPGEKAPLEHLLMERAYLLGVTAPEMTVLIGGLRALGANHGGTKHGVFTDRPGALTNDFFANLLDMGTEWKPSGTAENVYEGRDRASGELRWTATANDLVFGSNSVLRGLAEVYAQDDSHGKFVEDFVAAWVKVMNSDRFDLK
- a CDS encoding FAD-dependent oxidoreductase, whose amino-acid sequence is MTSLWLSDRVEPPWSASRLEDGPRSADIIVVGAGITGLMTAVLLARAGKEVLVLEARTVGAGTTGNTTAKISLLQGTHMTKILAKHGKDLARAYVEGNREGQDWVINHCETHGVAVQREDAYTYAQSAKGVPSAKAELKACQAVGLPVEWSDDAGVPFPYHGGVRLPEQAQFDPMPFLDTLAEEFTDRGGRLVEHARVRRVSWRGDKLRVYVNDAAQREVELETGRLVLATGIPILDRGGFFARLQPSRSYCLAYRVPGEITRPMMISTDSPTRSVRYAPAADGERLIVGGASHTVGRSRSPSKDLEELSSWTRQHYPGAEQTHFWSAQDYTPIDDLPYVGPILPNNESIFVATGFNKWGMTNGAAAALALSSRILGGRMDWSRAFASWSAHELSGVFTAMQFNAEVGFDLAKGWVTPATRIGRRGPGPDEGGVVSGPPWHLQARCRVDGTEHRVSPVCTHLGGIVNWNDADKAWECPLHGSRFAPDGTLLEGPATRDLTKSS
- a CDS encoding class I SAM-dependent methyltransferase; the encoded protein is MEDGPPRSFDPSVLREAMVRRLYRRSTAEGQITVPAVPGLIDEYVQLCANLCASLGVAYTDEQSVQLRVVLEAELAKAFKASPRSDIVISFSVPFGTGLNYRVKAQWRSIEADYEQWVGFRAPPLFGTEPDARVMALAADVRDPAAYRVLDIGAGTGRNALALARRGHPVDAVEMTPKFAEEIRSAAEVESLCVRVIQSDVFTALEGVHGQYQLMLLSEVVSDFRTTNELRGVFELAADCLAPGGVLVFNTFVARPGYTPDAAAREFGQQCNTMLFTRDEVAASAAGLPLELVGDDSAYDYEKAHLPEGAWPPTGWFDGWAGGLDVFDVEREQSPVELRWLVYRKG
- a CDS encoding Fur family transcriptional regulator, yielding MADLRVTRPRIAVLQAVDAHPHADTETIFSVVRGALPEVSRQAVYDVLNALTAAGLVRRIQPSGSVARYESRVGDNHHHVVCRCCGIITDVDCAVGEAPCLTPADVDNVLDGFVLHEAEVIYWGVCPECATAGS
- a CDS encoding L,D-transpeptidase; the protein is MTSENSDQLVRRILNVKRPRRVLLAALVLIAVAGVVYAVVTPQCAGGSCGNHTAASKTSGPAQVSITPGANARDVDPLAHVTVKADAGTLTDVHMVNESGKSVEGVMTPDNTVWKPTVPLGYGRTYTLTVSSRGPNGVASTQVSSFSTLQPSNQTKVSFTTTSEAALKDGGTYGVGTVVVAHFDEQIADRAAAERQLSVTASPKVEGSWFWVDGQSAHWRPEHYYSPGTTVTAEAKIYGIGLGDGLFGQDDTRVSFKIGDAHVSIADDATHQVSVFDNGALVRTMPTSMGMGGTEKVGEQTISLWTPPGVYTVLDKGNPVIMDSSTFGLPKNSRLGYRETINWATKISTDGIYLHELDATVWAQGHQDTSHGCLNLNADNAKWFYNFSVPGDVVEVRNSGGPPLKLAQNGDWTLSWDQWRQGSALKPA